CGCTCGAACGTGGTAGTGCCGACCTTTCTGACTTAGCCAACCATTTTGAAGTTCCCGTTATGCGTTTGCTAAAATACAAACACGATTTGGATCAGCTCACAAAGAAAAAGCTTATCCGACAAGAGGACAGCAGAGGTCCGTTTACTTCACGTGCAGGCAGTTTTTCCTATTATGTACATCATAGCATCCTTGATGGAATCCTGAAAAAGAAGCTGGTGGGAAACCCGGGCATGATCAAAGACAATTTCGACTTTCTGGTAAGAGCTTTTGCCGTCATGGAAGATGCTACTGATAATGGAGGCGGATACGAGATTCTAAAAGATGACTTGATGACCATTTGCAAAGAGAATAAGAAGCTAACGATTGCCAAAAAAATTCTGGGTTCGGATATGAATGAATACGAAGTCCTGATTTTGATTTTTGTTGCTTACAAGCTCCTCAATGGTGAAGATGACATTCCGATATCTGAAGCCTGTTACTTTTTGGATAATGACAAACATTTTCAGTTGAGTGTGAGAAGGAGCTTATTGAATGGCAATAGTTCATTGCTCAAGCGTGGTCTGATTGAAACTACACCTGGTATGTTTCGCAACGAGAATGATTTGAATATCACCGACAAGGGCTTGGAATATCTGCTGGGAGCCGACGCTGAGCAATTATCACTGAAATCGCAAAAGGTAAAAACCGAAATCCTACCTGAGAAAATAAGACCTGTAAAGCTGTTTTTAAACCACAACGAAAAGCAGCAAATGCAAGCTATACAAGGACTTTTTGAAAAAGAAAATTTCAATGGAATCGTAGAGCGGATGAAGGACAAGAACATGAAAGCCGGGTTCACGGTGCTTTTGTATGGTGATCCGGGAACCGGAAAAACAGAAAGTGTATATCAATTAGCACGTGAAACCGGTCGTAGTATTTTGCCGGTAGAAATCAGTCAGACCAAGAGCATGTGGTTTGGTGAATCAGAAAAACTTATAAAGGGCGTGTTTGAAAGTTATCGCCGGTTGCAGGAGGGCAGCAGGGATTATCCAATCTTGCTTTTTAACGAAGCCGACGGGATCTTTGGCAAAAGAACCACCAACATGGAGTCGGGAGTTTCGCAAACGCTCAATGCCATGCAAAACATCATCCTTCAGGAGATGGAAGATTTTGAGGGTCTGATGATCGCCACCACCAACCTCACCGACAACCTCGACAAAGCTTTCGACCGCAGGTTTTTGTATAAAGTAAAATTTGAAATCCCCGATCTGAATACCCGCATTCAAATTATGCAGGAAAAAATCCCCTTCCTTTCCCCCTGCGCCATCGGTCAACTCTGTGAGCAATTCAAGCTCACAGGGGGCCAGATGGCCAATATTGCCAAGAAGTGCAACATCCACGAACTGCTCGGCGGCAGCCTGCCGAACCTTCAACAAGTTGGCGCCTTTTGCCGCGAAGAACTTGGCCTGACGACGAAAACAAAACTTGGAT
This window of the Bacteroidales bacterium genome carries:
- a CDS encoding ATP-binding protein; amino-acid sequence: MNFTDHIEQIVQKSKESALSGKKLKALAPNVKPLTDFLNCTHNQAVLFSIIFYLTLERGSADLSDLANHFEVPVMRLLKYKHDLDQLTKKKLIRQEDSRGPFTSRAGSFSYYVHHSILDGILKKKLVGNPGMIKDNFDFLVRAFAVMEDATDNGGGYEILKDDLMTICKENKKLTIAKKILGSDMNEYEVLILIFVAYKLLNGEDDIPISEACYFLDNDKHFQLSVRRSLLNGNSSLLKRGLIETTPGMFRNENDLNITDKGLEYLLGADAEQLSLKSQKVKTEILPEKIRPVKLFLNHNEKQQMQAIQGLFEKENFNGIVERMKDKNMKAGFTVLLYGDPGTGKTESVYQLARETGRSILPVEISQTKSMWFGESEKLIKGVFESYRRLQEGSRDYPILLFNEADGIFGKRTTNMESGVSQTLNAMQNIILQEMEDFEGLMIATTNLTDNLDKAFDRRFLYKVKFEIPDLNTRIQIMQEKIPFLSPCAIGQLCEQFKLTGGQMANIAKKCNIHELLGGSLPNLQQVGAFCREELGLTTKTKLGF